One segment of Brassica napus cultivar Da-Ae chromosome C3, Da-Ae, whole genome shotgun sequence DNA contains the following:
- the LOC106375941 gene encoding uncharacterized protein LOC106375941 has protein sequence MELLYLLCSIVYTSTTTLFLSLLLPFRLLFHRLLPSRSAVDSNVSYYEGTVWHDRLRPVRHSFRYTVRYALFDLDKSLETPPDHLSADEARLLARTTGPIFLLTIPPSVGYEQNPLSLYYCYNLEGSSKRLSKCIAQVTNTPWGERVTFVFDPESDLVAKSLQVSPFMDMLGNWKIRANEPGDELSVSIESRHPHHGNYFSATLRAKRIDQTRVSDPAVFFWLMPHKVAIWIYWHALKLWWKNVPFIQHPRYSNPSYREDSAKRDQKLRCVGLDGSNSGETISFDDCSGGFGGCRFAWRDANWPWS, from the exons ATGGAACTGCTCTATCTCCTCTGCTCAATCGTCTACACTTCAACCACAACgctcttcctctctctcctgCTCCCCTTCCGCCTCCTTTTCCACCGTCTCCTACCTTCACGCTCCGCCGTCGATTCCAACGTCTCTTACTACGAAGGCACCGTCTGGCACGACCGTCTCCGTCCCGTCCGTCACTCGTTCCGTTACACCGTCCGTTACGCGCTCTTCGACCTCGATAAATCCCTTGAAACTCCGCCGGATCATCTCTCCGCTGACGAAGCTCGCCTTCTCGCTCGTACCACCGGTCCGAT TTTCTTATTGACAATACCTCCAAGCGTTGGATATGAGCAGAACCCGTTGAGTTTGTATTATTGCTACAACTTGGAAGGATCAAGCAAACGCTTAAGTAAATGCATTGCACAG gtTACAAATACGCCATGGGGGGAACGAGTGACATTTGTTTTTGACCCTGAATCTGACTTGGTTGCTAAATCATTACAAGTCAGTCCTTTCATG GATATGCTTGGGAATTGGAAGATCAGAGCAAACGAACCTGGAGATGAGCTATCTGTCTCCATTGAATCACGGCATCCTCATCACGGTAACTACTTCTCTGCCACTTTGAGGGCGAAAAGAATAGACCAAACACGGGTTTCTGATCCTGCGGTCTTCTTCTGGTTGATGCCTCATAAGGTTGCTATATGGATCTATTGGCAT GCACTTAAGCTCTGGTGGAAGAATGTACCTTTCATCCAACACCCCAGATACTCAAACCCATCATACAGAGAGGACTCAGCGAAACGTGATCAAAAACTTCGATGTGTTGGTTTAGATGGATCAAACTCTGGTGAAACCATTAGCTTTGATGACTGTAGTGGTGGTTTTGGAGGATGTCGTTTTGCGTGGCGAGATGCTAATTGGCCTTGGTCATGA